A genomic region of Haliotis asinina isolate JCU_RB_2024 chromosome 1, JCU_Hal_asi_v2, whole genome shotgun sequence contains the following coding sequences:
- the LOC137294371 gene encoding N-lysine methyltransferase KMT5A-like → MEKTADSQTAIDSKTKQSQIHLEDEDEDKAADGEESLHSSSVLLTPEASPIKDKDSVSESAACSDDNGVQTSSTGSQSPVGDDHTYAQIEPKLCLSDSESTSHCKQLREGTESPSSSSSSQSSVPKKMKGRRGKVKPTPADDKSFTPPRPRPGRRKKTEAPTQSNTITDYFPVRRSGRRCLSSLKKEQTEEVEKKILSHCEDGLKVVHFEGKGRGVMATKPFMKGEFVVEYAGDLIDIGEAKEKEKYYSSNPKVGCYMYYFIHKNKHYCVDATAESGKLGRLINHSRNGNCQPKIFEIKKLPYLTLVASRKISVGEELLYDYGDRSKSSVESHPWLKL, encoded by the exons GCCATTGACTCCAAGACAAAACAAAGCCAGATCCATTTGGAGGATGAAG ATGAGGACAAGGCTGCTGATGGCGAGGAGTCCCTACATTCATCCTCAGTCTTGTTGACTCCTGAGGCCTCTCCGATCAAAGACAAGGACTCAGTTTCAGAATCTGCTGCATGTAGTGATGATAATGGTGTGCAAACATCAAGTACAGGTAGTCAGTCACCAGTCGGTGACGACCACACCTATGCCCAGATAGAACCCAAATTGTGTCTGTCAGACTCTGAATCTACCTCACATTGTAAACAGCTCAGGGAAGGGACTGAAAGTCCTTCCTCATCCAGTAGTTCACAAAGTTCTGTGCCCAAGAAGATGAAAGGGAGACGAGGGAAAGTGAAGCCCACACCGGCAGATGATAAGTCCTTCACACCACCAAGACCAAGGCCTGGAAGGAGGAA aaaaacTGAGGCTCCAACACAGAGCAATACAATCACAGACTATTTCCCTGTGAGAAGAAGTGGTCGAAGATGTTTGTCCTCACTCAAG AAAGAACAAACTGAAGAAGTGGAGAAAAAAATTCTTTCTCACTGTGAGGACGGGTTGAAG GTTGTACATTTTGAAGGGAAAGGTCGTGGTGTAATGGCAACCAAACCATTCATGAAGGGAGAGTTCGTTGTTGAGTATGCTGGTGACTTGATAGATATCGGAGAAGCGAAAGAGAAAGAAAAGTATTACTCGAGCAACCCGAAGGTTGGCTGCTACATGTATTACTTTATACACAAGAACAAGCACTACTG TGTTGACGCTACAGCAGAAAGTGGAAAATTAGGTCGACTCATCAACCACAGTCGAAATGGAAACTGCCAACCCAAAATATTTGAGATCAAGAAACTGCCATACCTAACTCTCGTGGCATCTCGTAAaatttcagtaggggaagagcTTCTTTATGACTACGGGGACCGCAGCAAGTCCTCTGTTGAGTCCCACCCATGGTTGAAGTTATGA